The following are from one region of the Actinopolyspora halophila DSM 43834 genome:
- a CDS encoding PH domain-containing protein, protein MSTSTGTDGVVQVRPLRVRRVAIPAAAVVLIVCVIAALLLRRTSSGLLLTVSDQVSMVGIGAVLAGLILLTVRPRLRADENGVEVRNSILTRQYAWSDVLGISFPEGASCARLELPDDEYEAITAIQSFDGEHAVRAMRELRALRRRIGQLE, encoded by the coding sequence GTGAGTACCTCCACCGGGACGGACGGCGTGGTTCAGGTGCGCCCCCTGCGAGTGCGCAGGGTGGCGATTCCCGCCGCTGCCGTGGTGCTGATCGTCTGCGTCATTGCCGCTCTGCTGCTGCGCCGAACGTCTTCGGGGCTGTTGCTCACCGTTTCGGACCAGGTATCGATGGTGGGCATCGGGGCGGTGCTGGCCGGGCTGATCCTGCTGACCGTTCGTCCGCGGTTGCGTGCCGACGAGAACGGCGTGGAGGTGCGCAACTCGATCCTGACCCGCCAGTACGCGTGGTCCGACGTCCTGGGGATCAGCTTCCCGGAGGGAGCCAGCTGCGCGCGGCTGGAACTTCCCGACGACGAGTACGAGGCGATCACGGCGATCCAGTCCTTCGACGGTGAGCACGCGGTCCGGGCCATGCGCGAGCTGAGGGCACTGCGGCGCAGGATCGGCCAGCTCGAGTAG
- the ribH gene encoding 6,7-dimethyl-8-ribityllumazine synthase — MSGEGRPQVRVPHAPDLRPAIVAIRWHTEIAERMLRRALDAAGEAGTVEPRVVRVPGSMELPLVSQQLAHDYDAVVALGVVIRGGTPHFEYVCESVTSGLGRVALDEATAVGNGVLTVDTREQAVERAGFEGSVEDKGFEATAAALDTALVLRELRGDYSNERGFL, encoded by the coding sequence ATGAGCGGCGAGGGAAGACCACAGGTGCGGGTCCCGCACGCTCCGGACCTGCGGCCCGCGATCGTGGCCATTCGCTGGCACACCGAGATCGCGGAGCGGATGCTGCGGCGTGCGCTGGACGCGGCCGGGGAAGCGGGCACCGTGGAACCGAGGGTGGTACGCGTTCCCGGGTCCATGGAGTTGCCCCTGGTGTCCCAGCAGCTGGCGCACGACTACGACGCGGTCGTCGCACTGGGAGTGGTCATCCGCGGCGGAACCCCGCACTTCGAGTACGTCTGCGAATCGGTCACCTCCGGTCTCGGCAGGGTCGCCCTCGACGAGGCGACGGCCGTGGGCAACGGTGTTCTGACGGTGGACACCAGGGAGCAGGCCGTGGAGCGCGCCGGTTTCGAGGGTTCCGTCGAGGACAAGGGGTTCGAGGCCACGGCGGCGGCGTTGGACACGGCGCTGGTGCTGCGCGAACTTCGTGGTGACTACAGCAACGAGCGAGGGTTCCTGTGA
- a CDS encoding bifunctional 3,4-dihydroxy-2-butanone-4-phosphate synthase/GTP cyclohydrolase II — translation MNSNESTPHDKNTQQASDTRFADIDRALADIAAGRPVVVVDDEDRENEGDLIFAAEKATPELLAFMVRYTSGYVCAALTGQDCDRLDLPPMYHANQDLHGTAYTVTVDAANGVSTGISAADRARTINVLAAENSVAADLNRPGHVVPLRAREGGVLRRSGHTEAAVDLARIAGLRSAGVLCEIVSEKSEGEMAKRDELEVFASEHDLALITIADLIAYRRRFEKQVQLVAEARIPTEHGTFRTFGYDSLLDGIEHLALVYGEIGDGEDILVRVHSECLTGDVLGSLRCDCGPQLDAALAKVAEAGRGVVLYMRGHEGRGIGLMHKLQAYQLQDAGADTVDANLELGMAVDGRDYGQGAQILADLGIRSMRLLTNNPDKRIGLESYGLRIVGREPLPVRPNAENLRYLRTKRDRMGHELQYLDDGEDSSLGDGSGVTA, via the coding sequence GTGAACTCGAACGAGTCGACCCCCCACGACAAGAACACGCAACAAGCCAGCGACACGAGGTTCGCCGACATCGACCGTGCGCTGGCCGACATCGCCGCGGGCAGGCCCGTGGTGGTGGTCGACGACGAGGACCGGGAGAACGAAGGCGACCTGATCTTCGCGGCGGAGAAGGCGACGCCGGAGCTGCTCGCCTTCATGGTGCGCTACACCTCGGGATACGTCTGCGCCGCGCTGACCGGGCAGGACTGCGACCGGCTCGACCTGCCCCCGATGTATCACGCCAACCAGGACCTGCACGGCACCGCCTACACGGTCACGGTCGACGCGGCCAACGGGGTGAGCACCGGAATATCGGCCGCGGACCGCGCGCGCACCATCAACGTGCTCGCTGCCGAGAACTCGGTGGCGGCCGACCTCAACCGGCCCGGGCACGTGGTTCCGCTGCGCGCCAGGGAGGGCGGGGTGCTGCGGCGTTCCGGACACACCGAGGCCGCCGTCGACCTGGCCCGGATCGCCGGGCTGCGCTCGGCCGGGGTGCTCTGCGAGATCGTCAGCGAGAAGAGCGAGGGCGAGATGGCCAAGCGCGACGAGCTCGAGGTCTTCGCCTCCGAGCACGATCTCGCGCTGATCACCATCGCGGACCTGATCGCCTACCGCAGGCGCTTCGAGAAGCAGGTCCAACTGGTCGCGGAGGCGCGCATCCCGACCGAGCACGGCACTTTCCGCACCTTCGGCTACGACAGCCTGCTGGACGGCATCGAACACCTGGCGCTGGTCTACGGCGAGATCGGGGACGGCGAGGACATCCTCGTCCGGGTGCACTCCGAGTGCCTGACCGGTGACGTGCTCGGGTCGCTGCGCTGCGACTGCGGCCCCCAGCTCGACGCGGCGCTGGCCAAGGTGGCCGAAGCGGGGCGCGGCGTGGTGCTGTACATGCGCGGTCACGAGGGCCGGGGTATCGGCCTGATGCACAAGTTGCAGGCCTACCAGCTGCAGGACGCCGGTGCCGACACCGTGGACGCGAACCTGGAGCTGGGGATGGCGGTGGACGGGCGCGACTACGGCCAGGGAGCCCAGATCCTCGCGGACCTGGGCATCCGTTCCATGCGCCTGCTGACCAACAATCCGGACAAGCGCATCGGTCTGGAGAGCTACGGGCTGCGTATCGTGGGCAGGGAACCCCTGCCGGTGCGCCCCAACGCGGAGAACCTGCGCTACCTGCGGACCAAACGGGACCGGATGGGGCACGAACTGCAGTATCTGGACGACGGTGAGGACTCCTCACTGGGTGACGGTTCGGGGGTGACGGCATGA